One segment of Haemophilus influenzae DNA contains the following:
- a CDS encoding surface lipoprotein assembly modifier, whose amino-acid sequence MSIQTKFILFLSSSLFLTSNSIAVEKSPQPHDGRLDEQLHLAKPNLPQKPTALLSTNNQSKLSITKEELAKHPDLIIRGLIPAVLQNNGEAVQLLLPLYQPLTKKDPFLLEWAEAIDLREKGYFSDSVKAYRHLFSQKTDLLPLRYQLAQALFLNNDNEAAKDQFQKLRAEQVSPDSVKIIEQYLSALNQRDQWKVQGGFSFLNESNINNAPKAGTKIGNWSAWEKESARGFSYFGNAEKKWSLPHNYFTKLSLEGSGKYYWDNKKYNEFNARAGVGLGYQTARFELSLMPFTEKRWYAGGSSGGNAMKQYSKNSGARLDLSNWLNEKWQISTALEYGEQRYETRKHLNGNNYLASATLLYLTKSGQYWFGGADYNRENTRDLDNAYQRKNVRLGWGQEWKAGISTRLILNYAQRAYKEKDLIGIRQKNKEYASVFTIWHRNFHIWGISPKLSWSYQRVTSNHPFYEYNKNRIYLEISKTF is encoded by the coding sequence ATGAGTATACAAACTAAATTTATTTTATTTCTCAGCTCATCATTATTTCTTACCTCAAATTCTATTGCTGTAGAAAAATCTCCACAGCCACATGATGGTCGTTTAGATGAACAGCTACATTTGGCTAAACCAAATTTACCGCAAAAACCAACCGCACTTTTGAGCACTAATAATCAATCAAAGTTATCGATTACAAAAGAAGAATTAGCCAAACACCCAGACTTGATTATTCGTGGTCTTATCCCTGCAGTATTACAAAATAATGGCGAGGCGGTACAACTTTTATTACCTCTATATCAACCCCTTACTAAAAAAGATCCATTTTTGTTAGAATGGGCTGAAGCGATTGACTTACGAGAAAAAGGATATTTTTCTGATTCCGTTAAAGCCTACCGACACTTATTTTCACAAAAAACTGATCTTTTACCTTTACGCTATCAATTAGCTCAAGCCTTGTTTCTGAATAATGATAACGAGGCGGCAAAAGATCAATTTCAAAAGTTAAGAGCAGAGCAAGTTTCCCCTGATTCTGTAAAAATAATTGAACAATATCTTTCAGCCTTAAATCAACGAGATCAATGGAAAGTCCAGGGTGGATTTAGTTTTTTAAATGAAAGTAATATTAATAATGCGCCAAAAGCCGGAACCAAAATTGGCAACTGGAGTGCTTGGGAAAAAGAAAGTGCCAGAGGATTTTCGTATTTTGGGAATGCTGAAAAAAAATGGTCATTACCTCACAACTACTTTACAAAATTGTCCTTGGAAGGTAGTGGGAAATATTATTGGGATAACAAGAAATATAATGAATTTAACGCGAGAGCTGGTGTAGGTCTTGGATACCAAACTGCACGATTTGAACTCTCATTAATGCCATTTACTGAGAAGCGTTGGTATGCGGGCGGCTCATCTGGCGGAAATGCGATGAAACAATACTCTAAAAATTCAGGTGCTAGATTGGATTTATCCAATTGGCTAAATGAAAAATGGCAAATTTCGACCGCACTTGAGTATGGTGAACAACGCTATGAAACTCGTAAACATCTAAATGGAAATAACTATCTAGCTTCCGCTACACTACTTTACCTGACAAAAAGTGGACAGTATTGGTTTGGTGGAGCTGATTATAATCGCGAAAACACTCGAGATTTAGATAATGCTTATCAACGAAAAAATGTCCGATTAGGATGGGGACAAGAATGGAAAGCGGGTATATCAACTCGTTTAATCCTGAATTATGCACAACGTGCCTATAAAGAAAAAGATCTTATTGGTATTCGCCAGAAAAATAAGGAATATGCATCAGTGTTTACTATTTGGCATAGAAACTTTCATATCTGGGGAATCTCACCGAAATTATCTTGGTCGTATCAAAGGGTAACCAGTAATCATCCTTTTTATGAATATAATAAAAATCGAATTTACTTAGAAATCAGCAAAACATTTTGA
- a CDS encoding Slam-dependent surface lipoprotein translates to MNISLKKFSLTILAALTLTACGSGGGSSAPSAPAPQPSTPAAQPSTPAAQPSTPTVQPSTPTAQPSEQAVLEMPKRSPTNTGLVFSIKTESEDDSVGQINTINNEQELSNITITSIDVDGKNIPIDFKFELNEDWTKEGEFIKDRNLSPHVCCGKYTHVRFGAMANHSYGQNDILFYNGIPSENVPKSGKVTYKGESIMADKGNVIFGSYRRGTSEFTVDFGKKELSGNLNTENRRYNTEINKYDAPKNVKVEIDAKISGNRFYGTAKSSTFVSEGITEGKFYGDNAEELGGMVKAKDNSWAGAYGAKAQ, encoded by the coding sequence ATGAACATCAGTTTAAAAAAATTTAGTTTAACGATTCTTGCAGCCTTAACATTAACGGCTTGTGGAAGCGGTGGTGGGTCATCGGCACCAAGCGCTCCTGCTCCTCAACCAAGTACTCCAGCAGCTCAACCAAGTACTCCGGCTGCTCAACCAAGTACTCCTACAGTTCAACCAAGCACTCCAACAGCTCAACCATCAGAACAAGCTGTTCTAGAAATGCCCAAGCGTTCACCGACTAATACAGGTTTAGTCTTTTCTATAAAAACAGAAAGTGAGGACGATAGCGTAGGACAAATTAACACAATTAACAATGAACAAGAGCTATCTAATATAACCATAACCAGCATTGATGTTGATGGAAAAAATATCCCTATTGATTTTAAATTTGAACTCAATGAAGATTGGACAAAGGAGGGGGAATTTATTAAGGATCGAAATTTATCACCACATGTTTGCTGCGGGAAATATACTCATGTACGCTTTGGTGCAATGGCAAATCACTCATACGGACAAAATGATATTCTTTTTTATAATGGTATCCCTTCTGAAAATGTTCCAAAATCAGGCAAGGTCACTTACAAAGGTGAGAGTATAATGGCTGATAAAGGAAATGTCATATTCGGAAGTTATAGAAGAGGAACATCTGAATTTACAGTTGATTTTGGAAAGAAAGAATTGTCTGGAAATTTAAACACCGAGAATAGACGCTACAATACTGAAATTAATAAGTATGATGCTCCTAAGAATGTAAAAGTTGAGATTGATGCTAAAATTTCAGGCAACAGATTCTATGGAACAGCAAAATCATCTACTTTTGTCTCGGAAGGTATTACAGAGGGTAAATTTTACGGTGATAACGCTGAAGAATTAGGCGGAATGGTGAAAGCTAAAGATAATTCTTGGGCTGGAGCCTACGGTGCAAAAGCACAGTAA